The Setaria viridis chromosome 6, Setaria_viridis_v4.0, whole genome shotgun sequence genome contains a region encoding:
- the LOC117861285 gene encoding mediator of RNA polymerase II transcription subunit 14 isoform X3: MHDGLQQARAPIYDVPFATEVLRTGSYRKLPKCIEEIGTQNMLLQDERRPTLKKLNTLVRAKLLEMPLPKEISEVSVTDGIANLRVDGEFKVLLTLGYHGHFSLWRVLHMELLVGEKTGPIKLEETRRYALGDDIERRMANTDNPFMILYTVLHELCISLVMDTVIRQANVLRQCRWKDAIKSELISDSSAAQGGNAPVQLGQDGELDLSGFRIPGLKVHYWLDENSSGSAEPDLSPFISIEAGKDMLISCLHSTFILDPLTDKEANLSIDLRCIDVEALILKAIACNRHTRLLDIQRELSKNIQISQSPTDVVLKRGVHVEGLGKKVDGKNFENSCTDEVLQIRAYGQSYIHLGMNIRSGRLLLQSSKNILLPSALLESEEALNKGSSTAIEVFVSLRTKSILHLFAATGRFLGLKVVIVFSQSQVTLKIPKSVLHGSDFVVMGFPQSANAYYLLIQLDNYLKPVFHLLETQTDESNNSNADANQVIRFNRIDISHMQIGEDEYSVNLFDTGKVLQDIEGRSFRPSGNGKLLPLTPSFSPSFSSLVDEVFEHNTSSSTIENQLLPPSSLPSTHLSSFQVGPEGLSGTACLPELDGNLMHSDINNSEVTPDVSLNSDPLSNSSGPARISSMSSDCKSGHGLSSLRSLGGHNIVHGSKSLQLFYSDGQEVLGNISTTKLGGPSRKRSLSEILLNTPSLQQSRISNGPRKRRKASELMKDGVLYKEYSSGKPLTYGNIFTEENHCVTSAIYASVLRHVIKHCSVCIKYAQLTTQMDSLGIPYAEEAELGTPSSNLWLRLPFLKEDSWKHVCLRLGKTGRMSWDVRINDPYYGSLWKVHGGSTATEWGIGVRIANTSEIDSHITFDDDGVVLTYHTVEATSVHRLVSDLQRLSNARAFSCRMRRLIGVKVDDKRDEKVTSAGTNLLPARKGSKHRLSDQIRKIFRIEAVGLMSLWFSYVAAPMVHFVVEWESGNDGCTIHVSPDQLWPHTKFLEDFVNVGEVASFLDSIRLTAGPLLALSIAIRPAKMPVTTTSYSSVPKQNIFRAQGAPANDSSSTTMQNVSASLGPSAAHITQNVSAPLSPSAAHSNNHNLQSSVLSATGRGGPGLVPSPSLPFDVTVVLRGPYWIRIIYRKIFSVDIRCFSGDQVWLQPATPPKGGPSVGGSLPCPQFRPFIMEHVAQGLNAFESNYMSARHSGAQLKANVNTASGSQQSAPALNRFHGAHGVAISRPTANVGNQVAPTFTRTGSAMVASSKFASGIAGAPHLSPGSNLPVHMKGELSSAFTGLGDDGGYGGAWVPLAALKKVLRVILKYLGVLWLFSQFPELLKEILGSVLNENEGALLNLDQEQPALRFFVGGYVFAVSVQRAQLLLQVLNVKRFHHQQQKQQQQAQSPAQEELATSEINEICDYFSRRVACEPYDASRVASFITLLTLPISVLREFISLIAWKKIQSQAHGEIASAQRVRVELCLEKHHGSESNDHTESSSSSKSNIKHDRANRSVDFGLTFVLDQALKHHTNIGGAAWLPYCVSVRLRYNFGDNGHVTFLAMEGSHGGRACWLQYEDWERCKQAVDLAVESANGSPATGEIGQGRLRLVAEMIHKQLQLSLQQLRNGQLSAS; the protein is encoded by the exons ATGCATGATGGACTGCAGCAGGCCCGTGCTCCCATTTATGATGTTCCATTTGCTACAGAAGTCCTACGTACAGGGAGTTACAGGAAGTTACCAAAATGCATAGAGGAAATAGGTACCCAGAATATGCTTTTGCAAGATGAACGAAGGCCTACTTTGAAGAAATTAAACACCCTTGTACGGGCAAAATTACTCGAAATGCCACTTCCTAAAGAAATATCTGAGGTTTCAGTGACTGATGGGATAGCCAATCTTCGTGTAGATGGAGAGTTTAAAGTTCTTCTTACATTGGGTTACCACGGACATTTCTCGCTTTGGAGGGTATTGCACATGGAGTTACTTGTTGGTGAGAAGACTGGACCTATTAAACTTGAAGAGACAAGAAGATATGCTTTGGGCGATGATATTGAACGGAGAATGGCTAATACTGACAATCCCTTCATGATTTTGTATACTGTACTGCATGAATTATGCATCTCTCTTGTTATGGATACTGTAATTAGACAGGCTAATGTTCTACGACAGTGTAGATGGAAAGATGCAATAAAATCTGAACTTATCTCAGATAGTAGTGCAGCACAAGGTGGGAATGCTCCAGTGCAGCTTGGGCAAGATGGGGAACTTGACCTTAGTGGTTTCAGGATTCCTGGTTTGAAGGTGCATTACTGGCTAGATGAAAACAGTAGTGGCTCAGCAGAACCTGATTTATCCCCATTTATCAGTATTGAGGCAGGGAAGGATATGCTGATAAGTTGTCTGCACAGCACATTTATACTGGATCCGCTTACTGACAAAGAGGCCAATCTTTCTATTGATCTAAGATGCATTGATGTTGAAGCACTTATTTTGAAAGCAATTGCTTGCAATAGACACACTCGTCTTCTAGACATTCAAAGGGAATTGAGCAAAAATATTCAAATTTCGCAATCACCTACCGATGTTGTCCTGAAAAGAGGGGTTCATGTAGAGGGCTTAGGGAAG AAAGTGGATGGAAAGAACTTTGAAAATTCTTGTACAGATGAAGTTCTTCAGATTAGGGCATATGGGCAATCGTATATTCACCTTGGGATGAATATCAG GAGTGGTCGCCTCCTCCTTCAATCATCGAAAAATATATTGCTACCTTCTGCACTGTTAGAATCTGAAGAAGCCCTAAACAAAGGGAGTTCAACAGCAATTGAGGTTTTTGTGAGTTTAAGGACCAAGAGCATCCTCCACTTATTTGCTGCAACTGGAAGGTTTCTGGGTCTTAAGGTTGTCATT GTTTTCTCTCAGTCCCAGGTTACTCTAAAGATTCCAAAGTCAGTGTTACATGGTTCAGATTTTGTGGTCATGGGGTTTCCTCAGTCCGCAAATGCCTATTATCTCTTGATACAGCTTGATAATTACCTCAAGCCTGTTTTTCATTTGCTTGAGACACAGACTGATGAAAGTAACAACTCTAATGCTGATGCTAACCAGGTTATAAGGTTTAATAGGATTGATATTAGTCATATGCAAATAGGCGAAGATGAATATAGTGTGAACTTATTTGATACTGGGAAGGTGCTACAAGACATTGAAGGTAGATCATTCAGACCAAGCGGAAATGGAAAGCTTCTGCCCTTGACACCGTCATTTtcgccttctttttcttctcttgttgATGAAGTATTTGAGCATAATACAAGTTCTTCAACTATAGAAAATCAACTTTTGCCACCTTCTAGTTTGCCCTCTACTCACTTAAGTTCTTTTCAAGTTGGTCCTGAGGGACTCAGTGGCACAGCTTGCCTACCTGAGCTGGATGGAAACTTAATGCATTCTGACATTAATAATTCTGAAGTTACACCTGATGTAAGCTTGAACAGTGATCCGCTGAGTAACAGTTCAGGCCCTGCCAGAATTTCATCCATGTCATCAGACTGTAAGTCTGGTCATGGCCTCAGCTCCTTGAGATCTTTAGGAGGCCATAATATTGTGCATGGAAGTAAATCTCTTCAACTTTTTTATTCAGATGGCCAAGAAG TTTTGGGAAATATCTCCACTACAAAACTTGGAGGACCTTCTAGAAAACGATCTCTTTCGGAGATTTTATTGAATACCCCATCATTACAACAATCTAGAATTAGCAATGGACCAAGAAAACGAAGAAAAGCATCAGAGCTTATGAAGGATGGTGTTCTTTATAAGGAATATTCATCTGGAAAACCCCTAACATATGGAAATATATTTACAGAAGAAAATCATTGTGTTACATCAGCTATTTATGCTTCCGTACTTCGTCATGTCATAAAGCACTGTTCAGTTTGTATCAAGTATGCTCAACTAACTACCCAGATGGATTCTCTTGGCATCCCATATGCAGAAGAAGCAGAGCTGGGGACACCATCCTCTAATCTTTGGTTGCGGTTACCGTTTCTTAAAGAGGATTCATGGAAACATGTATGCTTGCGCCTAGGTAAAACTGGACGTATGTCTTGGGATGTTAGGATCAACGATCCATATTATGGTTCACTCTGGAAAGTCCATGGAGGCAGCACTGCTACTGAATGGGGTATTGGTGTTCGTATAGCGAACACTTCTGAAATAGATTCACATATCACTTTTGATGATGATGGGGTCGTTTTGACTTATCACACTGTTGAGGCTACTAGTGTACACAGGCTTGTCTCAGATTTACAACGGCTTTCAAATGCCCGTGCATTTTCTTGTAGAATGCGAAGATTGATTGGTGTAAAAGTTGATGACAAACGAGATGAAAAAGTGACATCTGCAGGCACGAACCTACTCCCCGCAAGAAAGGGTAGCAAACACAGGCTATCTGATCAGATTAGGAAAATTTTCAGGATTGAAGCTGTTGGTTTGATGAGCTTGTGGTTCAGTTATGTTGCTGCGCCTATGGTTCACTTTGTTGTTGAATGGGAGTCTGGTAATGATGGTTGCACAATTCATGTTTCTCCAGATCAACTTTGGCCGCACACAAAG TTTTTGGAGGATTTCGTGAATGTGGGtgaggtagcatcattcttggACAGCATCAGGCTTACAGCTGGACCTTTGCTTGCCCTTAGTATTGCGATTCGCCCTGCAAAAATGCCTGTGACAACTACAAGTTACAGTTCTGTACCAAAGCAAAACATCTTCCGGGCACAGGGGGCACCGGCTAATGACTCATCATCAACTACTATGCAAAATGTGTCTGCCTCACTGGGCCCTTCAGCAGCCCATATTACTCAAAATGTGTCTGCCCCACTGAGCCCTTCAGCAGCCCATTCTAACAATCATAATCTTCAGAGTTCCGTGCTTTCGGCTACAGGGCGGGGTGGGCCTGGATTAGTTCCTAGTCCATCATTACCTTTTGATGTTACTGTTGTGCTACGTGGTCCATATTGGATACGCATTATATATCGCAAGATTTTCTCTGTTGACATACGCTGCTTTAGTGGGGATCAGGTGTGGCTGCAGCCAGCAACCCCTCCAAAGGGTGGACCTTCAGTTGGTGGATCCTTACCTTGCCCACAATTTCGACCTTTCATAATGGAGCATGTTGCTCAGGGTCTAAATGCTTTTGAATCCAATTATATGAGTGCTAGGCATAGTGGTGCACAATTGAAAGCCAATGTCAATACAGCTTCTGGAAGTCAGCAATCAGCTCCTGCTCTGAACCGCTTTCATGGTGCTCACGGTGTAGCTATTTCTAGGCCAACTGCAAATGTTGGGAACCAGGTGGCACCTACTTTCACTCGGACAGGCAGTGCCATGGTGGCTTCTTCAAAGTTTGCTTCAGGAATTGCTGGAGCCCCACATCTTTCTCCTGGATCAAACCTTCCTGTTCATATGAAGGGTGAGTTGAGCTCAGCTTTTACTGGTCTTGGGGACGATGGTGGCTATGGTGGTGCATGGGTTCCTCTTGCTGCTCTTAAGAAGGTGTTGCGAGTCATCCTTAAATACCTTGGAGTTCTATGGTTGTTCTCTCAGTTTCCTGAACTTCTGAAAGAGATACTAGGGTCAGTTTTGAATGAGAATGAAGGAGCACTTTTAAATTTGGATCAGGAGCAGCCAGCACTGCGTTTTTTTGTGGG TGGTTATGTCTTTGCAGTTAGTGTTCAACGAGCTCAACTGCTTCTTCAAGTTCTTAATGTAAAACGATTTCACCACCAGCAAcagaaacagcagcagcaagctcagagCCCAGCTCAGGAAGAGCTAGCAACATCTGAGATAAATGAAATATGTGACTATTTCAGCAGGCGTGTCGCCTGTGAACCATATGATGCTTCTAGGGTTGCTTCTTTTATCACTTTGCTTACATTACCCATTTCAGTTCTGCGAGAATTCATAAGTCTAATTGCATGGAAGAAAATTCAGTCTCAGGCTCATGGGGAAATTGCCAGCGCACAGAGGGTTCGGGTTGAACTCTGTTTGGAGAAGCACCATGGATCAGAGTCAAATGACCACACTGAGAGTTCATCTTCATCAAAGAGCAACATTAAGCATGACAGAGCCAACCGTTCAGTGGATTTTGGCCTAACTTTTGTACTCGACCAGGCTCTTAAACATCATACGAACATTGGTGGAGCTGCTTGGTTGCCGTATTGTGTGTCTGTGAGACTGAGGTACAACTTTGGGGACAATGGACATGTCACATTCCTTGCAATGGAGGGGAGCCACGGTGGCAGAGCTTGCTGGTTGCAATATGAAGACTGGGAAAGATGCAAGCAAGCTGTTGACCTGGCAGTGGAGTCTGCAAATGGGTCCCCCGCCACTGGAGAGATAGGCCAGGGGAGATTGCGACTGGTGGCTGAGATGATCCATAAGCAACTACAACTTTCCCTGCAGCAGCTAAGAAATGGCCAACTTTCTGCCAGTTGA